In Hamadaea flava, a genomic segment contains:
- the fusA gene encoding elongation factor G: MAAANAALAKLRNIGIMAHIDAGKTTTTERILFYTGITHKIGEVHEGAAVMDWMEQEQERGITITSAATKCEWKGHPINIIDTPGHVDFTVEVERSLRVLDGAVAVYDGVAGVEPQTENVWRQADKYNVPRMCFVNKLDRTGADFFRCVQMMIDRLNATPLVLQIPIGLEGDHIGVVDLLGMRALTWRGETQKGEDYAVEEVPADLQAQAEEWRTKLLETLAEADDDIMEKYLEGGEFTLEELKAAIRRATIAGKVNPVVTGSAFKNKGVQPMLDAVVDYLPSPLDIPAIDGTLMDGETVVERHADVSEPFSGLAFKVQTDKHLGKLTYVRVYSGTVESGTQVINSTKDRKERIGKIYQMHANKREERTSAQAGDIIAVQGLKQTTTGDTLCDPANAVILESMTFPEPVIDVAIEPKTKADQEKLSTAIQKLAEEDPTFRVKNDEETGQTVISGMGELHLEILVDRMKREFNVEANVGKPQVAYRETIRRAVDKVEYTHKKQTGGSGQYASVIISLEPLPLDGEATYEFVNGVTGGRIPKEYIPSVDAGAQDAMQYGVLAGYPLVGVKLTLVDGKYHEVDSSEMAFKIAGSMVLKEAARRADPALLEPMMAVEVTTPEENMGDVIGDLNSRRGIIQAMEERGGARVVRALVPLSEMFGYVGDLRSKTQGRASYSMQFDSYAEVPTNVAKEIISKATGE; this comes from the coding sequence GTGGCCGCCGCAAACGCCGCGCTCGCCAAGCTCCGCAACATCGGCATCATGGCGCACATCGACGCCGGTAAGACGACCACGACCGAGCGCATCCTGTTCTACACCGGCATCACCCACAAGATCGGCGAGGTCCACGAGGGCGCCGCCGTGATGGACTGGATGGAGCAGGAGCAGGAGCGTGGTATCACGATCACTTCTGCCGCCACCAAGTGCGAGTGGAAGGGCCATCCGATCAACATCATCGACACGCCCGGCCACGTCGACTTCACGGTCGAGGTCGAGCGGTCGCTGCGCGTACTCGACGGTGCGGTGGCGGTCTACGACGGCGTCGCCGGCGTAGAGCCGCAGACCGAGAACGTCTGGCGTCAGGCTGACAAGTACAACGTTCCGCGTATGTGCTTCGTCAACAAGCTGGACCGGACCGGCGCCGACTTCTTCCGCTGCGTGCAGATGATGATCGACCGGCTCAACGCGACCCCGCTCGTGCTGCAGATCCCGATCGGGCTCGAAGGCGACCACATCGGCGTCGTCGACCTGCTGGGCATGCGCGCCCTCACCTGGCGCGGCGAGACCCAGAAGGGCGAGGACTACGCGGTCGAGGAGGTCCCGGCCGACCTTCAGGCGCAGGCGGAGGAGTGGCGTACCAAGCTGCTCGAGACGCTCGCCGAGGCCGACGACGACATCATGGAGAAGTACCTCGAGGGTGGGGAGTTCACCCTGGAGGAGCTGAAGGCCGCGATCCGTCGCGCCACCATCGCCGGTAAGGTCAACCCGGTCGTCACCGGCTCCGCGTTCAAGAACAAGGGCGTGCAGCCGATGCTGGACGCCGTCGTCGACTACCTGCCGTCTCCGCTGGACATCCCGGCGATCGACGGCACGCTCATGGACGGCGAGACCGTCGTCGAGCGGCACGCCGACGTCAGCGAGCCCTTCTCCGGCCTGGCCTTCAAGGTCCAGACCGACAAGCACCTGGGCAAGCTCACCTACGTGCGGGTCTACTCGGGCACGGTCGAGTCCGGCACCCAGGTCATCAACTCCACGAAGGACCGCAAGGAGCGGATCGGCAAGATCTACCAGATGCACGCGAACAAGCGCGAAGAGCGTACGTCCGCGCAGGCTGGTGACATCATCGCCGTCCAGGGTCTGAAGCAGACCACCACGGGTGACACGCTGTGCGACCCGGCCAACGCGGTGATTCTGGAGTCGATGACCTTCCCGGAGCCCGTCATCGACGTCGCGATCGAGCCGAAGACCAAGGCCGACCAGGAGAAGCTCTCCACCGCCATCCAGAAGCTGGCCGAAGAGGACCCGACCTTCCGCGTCAAGAACGACGAGGAGACGGGCCAGACGGTCATCTCCGGCATGGGCGAGCTCCACCTGGAAATCCTCGTCGACCGGATGAAGCGCGAGTTCAACGTCGAGGCGAACGTCGGCAAGCCGCAGGTCGCGTACCGCGAGACCATCCGCCGCGCGGTGGACAAGGTCGAGTACACGCACAAGAAGCAGACCGGTGGTTCCGGCCAGTACGCGTCGGTGATCATCTCCCTCGAGCCGCTGCCGCTCGACGGCGAGGCGACTTACGAGTTCGTCAACGGCGTCACCGGTGGTCGTATCCCGAAGGAGTACATCCCGTCGGTCGACGCCGGTGCGCAGGACGCCATGCAGTACGGCGTACTCGCCGGCTACCCGCTGGTCGGCGTCAAGCTGACCCTGGTGGACGGCAAGTACCACGAGGTCGACTCGTCCGAGATGGCGTTCAAGATCGCCGGCTCGATGGTGCTGAAGGAGGCGGCCCGCAGGGCTGACCCGGCACTGCTCGAGCCGATGATGGCCGTTGAGGTCACCACTCCTGAGGAGAACATGGGTGACGTCATCGGCGACCTGAACTCCCGCCGCGGCATCATCCAGGCGATGGAGGAGCGTGGCGGCGCCCGCGTCGTCCGTGCCCTGGTGCCGCTGTCGGAGATGTTCGGCTACGTCGGCGACCTCCGGTCGAAGACGCAGGGCCGGGCGAGCTACAGCATGCAGTTCGACTCCTACGCCGAGGTTCCCACGAACGTCGCGAAGGAGATCATCTCGAAGGCGACCGGCGAGTAA
- the rpsG gene encoding 30S ribosomal protein S7, with protein sequence MPRKGPAPRRPLIADPVYSSPLVTQLVNKILQEGKRQLAERIVYGALEGCREKTGTDPVVTLKRAMDNVKPTLEVRSRRVGGATYQVPVEVRPARATTLGLRWLVTYSKARREKTMVERLMNELLDASNGLGAAVKRREDTHKMAESNKAFAHYRW encoded by the coding sequence ATGCCGCGTAAGGGACCTGCTCCGCGTCGCCCGCTCATCGCCGACCCGGTGTACAGCTCGCCGCTGGTCACCCAGCTCGTCAACAAGATCCTGCAGGAAGGCAAGCGTCAGCTCGCCGAGCGGATCGTGTACGGCGCCCTCGAAGGCTGCCGCGAGAAGACCGGCACCGACCCGGTCGTCACGCTCAAGCGCGCGATGGACAACGTCAAGCCGACCCTCGAGGTCCGCAGCCGCCGTGTCGGTGGCGCGACCTACCAGGTGCCGGTCGAGGTTCGCCCGGCCCGCGCGACCACGCTGGGTCTGCGCTGGCTGGTGACCTACTCCAAGGCTCGCCGGGAGAAGACCATGGTCGAGCGGCTCATGAACGAGCTGCTGGACGCCAGCAACGGCCTCGGCGCCGCCGTCAAGCGGCGCGAGGACACGCACAAGATGGCGGAGTCGAACAAGGCCTTCGCTCACTACCGTTGGTGA
- the rpsL gene encoding 30S ribosomal protein S12 — translation MPTIQQLVRKGRQAKTSKTKTPALKGSPQRRGVCTRVYTTTPKKPNSALRKVARVKLSSQIEVTAYIPGVGHNLQEHSIVLVRGGRVKDLPGVRYKIIRGSLDTQGVRNRKQARSRYGAKLVKEGKK, via the coding sequence GTGCCCACTATTCAGCAGTTGGTCCGCAAGGGCCGCCAGGCCAAGACGAGCAAGACCAAGACGCCGGCGCTCAAGGGCAGCCCGCAGCGTCGTGGCGTGTGCACGCGCGTGTACACCACCACTCCCAAGAAGCCGAACTCGGCTCTCCGGAAGGTCGCTCGCGTCAAGCTCAGCAGCCAGATCGAGGTGACCGCCTACATCCCGGGCGTGGGTCACAACCTGCAGGAGCACTCGATCGTCCTCGTTCGTGGCGGCCGCGTTAAGGACCTCCCCGGCGTTCGTTACAAGATCATTCGTGGTTCGCTGGACACCCAGGGCGTCCGCAACCGCAAGCAGGCGCGCAGCCGTTACGGCGCGAAGCTTGTCAAGGAAGGGAAGAAGTAA
- a CDS encoding DUF4190 domain-containing protein, translating to MTQSTGMPAPIPPVRFPPPARIEPVPGTPYGLAILPIRPILTGLASGSLAAGIAGLLVSGIVALFALAATSADWGALAAGAFAVLALVLSGGAVVLGALGLRQIRRSSALTGKGLAISGLICGGVGVVVTVIAVISAILLVATRA from the coding sequence GTGACCCAGTCGACCGGTATGCCGGCCCCGATCCCGCCCGTGCGGTTCCCGCCGCCGGCCCGGATCGAACCCGTCCCCGGTACGCCCTACGGCCTGGCCATCCTGCCGATCCGCCCGATCCTGACCGGGCTGGCCTCGGGCAGCCTGGCCGCCGGGATCGCCGGACTGCTCGTCAGCGGGATCGTGGCGCTCTTCGCGTTGGCCGCCACGAGCGCCGACTGGGGTGCGCTCGCCGCCGGTGCGTTCGCGGTGCTGGCCCTGGTGTTGAGCGGCGGCGCGGTGGTGCTCGGCGCGCTCGGGCTGCGCCAGATCCGGCGATCGTCGGCGTTGACCGGCAAGGGTTTGGCCATCAGCGGGCTGATCTGCGGCGGGGTCGGCGTCGTCGTGACGGTCATCGCTGTGATCTCGGCCATCCTGCTGGTGGCGACGCGAGCCTGA